Proteins from a genomic interval of Schaalia odontolytica:
- a CDS encoding alpha-glucosidase has product MFHRPGLLPERRYAACPWWKNAVLYQVYPRSFQDSNGDGVGDLAGIYARLDYLAHLGIDIIWISPIYRSPQADNGYDISNYRDIDPLFGDLAAFDALVARAHELGMRIVMDLVVNHTSVEHPWFVESASGPHSPRRDWYYWRPARPGTEPAAPGAEPNNWESFFGGSAWQFDPSSGEYYLHLFASEQPDLNWENPHVREAIYDMMNWWLERGVDGFRVDAIDVISKRAGLPDGGAARAPFGVGHECYADGPRLHEFLQEMNERTFSRHPGSFTVGEASNASPESALLFCDPSRNEFNMLIQFEHVNLGLERGRFAPRPLRPGELAEVLTRWQKALEERGWNALYLENHDQPRAVRRFGDPDNFWYESATALATAYFLQRGTPFIYQGQEIGMLGGAFSSPTDLRDVESLNALREDAGEEIPPGLAHMSRDNGRTPMQWDDSANAGFTDAIPWIGVPHSASQINVAAQLADDSSVLAYYRALIDARHRIGAATDGGFTRLDMGDPALFFYLREHEGSSILVATNLSSRALTPSPRGGHEAACALPWRLYLANTRGTGVASENAPTPVDPASPMGPWEARVYLIH; this is encoded by the coding sequence ATGTTTCACCGCCCAGGCCTGCTACCCGAGAGGCGTTACGCCGCCTGTCCCTGGTGGAAGAACGCCGTCCTCTATCAGGTGTATCCGCGTTCGTTCCAGGACAGCAACGGCGACGGCGTGGGCGACCTAGCGGGCATCTACGCGCGCCTCGATTACCTCGCTCATCTCGGCATCGACATCATCTGGATATCACCCATCTACCGCTCGCCCCAGGCGGATAACGGCTACGACATCTCGAACTACCGCGACATCGATCCCCTCTTTGGTGACCTCGCGGCCTTCGACGCGCTGGTTGCCCGCGCCCACGAGCTGGGGATGCGCATCGTCATGGACCTGGTCGTCAACCACACGTCGGTGGAGCACCCGTGGTTCGTTGAGTCCGCAAGCGGCCCCCACTCCCCTCGCCGCGACTGGTACTACTGGCGCCCCGCGCGTCCGGGGACAGAGCCAGCAGCGCCGGGCGCCGAACCGAACAACTGGGAGTCCTTCTTCGGGGGCTCCGCGTGGCAATTTGACCCGTCGTCGGGTGAGTATTACCTGCACCTCTTCGCCAGCGAGCAACCCGACCTGAACTGGGAGAATCCGCACGTGCGCGAGGCCATCTACGACATGATGAACTGGTGGCTCGAGCGAGGAGTTGACGGCTTCCGCGTCGACGCAATCGACGTGATCTCCAAGCGAGCAGGACTGCCCGACGGGGGCGCGGCGCGCGCCCCGTTCGGTGTGGGCCACGAGTGCTACGCCGACGGGCCCCGCCTGCACGAGTTCCTGCAGGAGATGAACGAACGAACATTCTCGCGTCATCCCGGCTCATTCACCGTCGGCGAGGCATCCAACGCGTCACCCGAGTCCGCGCTCCTATTCTGCGATCCCTCGCGTAACGAGTTCAACATGCTCATTCAGTTCGAGCACGTCAACCTGGGACTCGAACGGGGCCGTTTCGCCCCTCGCCCCCTCCGACCCGGAGAGCTTGCCGAGGTGTTGACCCGCTGGCAAAAGGCGCTCGAGGAGCGGGGGTGGAACGCTCTCTACCTCGAGAATCACGATCAGCCGCGCGCCGTGCGCCGTTTCGGCGACCCTGATAACTTCTGGTACGAGTCCGCGACGGCCCTGGCAACCGCCTACTTCCTCCAGCGAGGCACTCCGTTCATCTACCAGGGGCAGGAGATCGGAATGCTCGGCGGAGCGTTCTCCTCCCCCACCGACTTGCGCGACGTGGAGTCCCTCAACGCGCTGCGCGAGGATGCGGGCGAGGAGATTCCCCCCGGTCTTGCGCACATGTCGCGGGATAATGGCAGGACCCCCATGCAGTGGGACGACTCCGCAAACGCGGGCTTCACCGATGCCATCCCCTGGATCGGCGTACCCCATTCAGCATCCCAGATCAACGTCGCGGCGCAGCTCGCCGATGATTCGTCGGTCCTCGCCTACTACAGGGCACTCATCGATGCCCGGCATCGCATCGGTGCCGCGACCGACGGTGGTTTCACGCGACTCGACATGGGCGATCCCGCGCTGTTCTTCTACCTGCGGGAGCACGAGGGTTCCAGCATCCTCGTCGCGACCAACCTGTCCTCGCGCGCTCTCACCCCCTCTCCCCGCGGAGGCCACGAGGCCGCCTGTGCGCTGCCCTGGAGGCTCTACCTCGCTAACACACGGGGAACCGGCGTCGCGTCGGAGAACGCGCCCACACCCGTTGACCCGGCGTCGCCGATGGGTCCCTGGGAGGCGCGGGTGTACCTGATCCATTGA
- a CDS encoding DUF3000 domain-containing protein — MNENAVPEEFVRALLSLRQADHLPHILLEEVSPPRRLAPFTAALAMRTTDEDDAGQPLSTGRMVILHDPVGQIGWNGTFRVVSQLRAQIDADMMGDPLLAEGVWGWTLDCLHVAGAGLHDLTGTVTREMSETFGGLELRGSSLFVDVRASWTPNSEHLGEHLSGWADVMRRTAGIVPARHLEGV, encoded by the coding sequence GTGAACGAAAACGCGGTGCCCGAGGAGTTTGTACGGGCTCTGCTGTCCCTGCGACAGGCCGACCACCTGCCGCACATACTCCTCGAGGAGGTTTCCCCACCTCGACGTCTCGCGCCCTTCACGGCGGCACTCGCGATGCGGACGACAGACGAGGATGACGCGGGACAGCCCCTGTCGACTGGTCGGATGGTGATCCTGCATGATCCGGTGGGGCAGATTGGTTGGAACGGCACGTTCCGTGTCGTGAGCCAGCTGCGCGCCCAGATCGACGCGGACATGATGGGAGATCCCCTGCTCGCGGAGGGCGTGTGGGGATGGACCCTCGACTGCTTGCACGTCGCCGGCGCGGGGCTCCATGACCTGACCGGTACCGTCACGCGAGAGATGAGCGAGACCTTCGGCGGCCTCGAGTTGCGGGGCTCCTCCCTCTTTGTTGACGTGCGCGCCTCGTGGACTCCCAACAGCGAGCACCTTGGCGAGCACCTATCCGGATGGGCCGACGTGATGCGCCGGACGGCCGGCATCGTTCCCGCCCGTCATCTTGAAGGAGTCTGA
- the glgX gene encoding glycogen debranching protein GlgX, translated as MDTRPGKAYPLGATFDGTGTNFAIYSSVATSVTLCLLDEELNEMRIPMTEVDAWVWHVYVPQVRAGQRYGYRIDGPWDPQNGLRCDPSKLLLDPYAKAIEGQLTDSMDLLSYQADDPLSLKGGDSAKATMHSIVVNPFFDWEGDHRPGHDYSETIIYEAHVKGMTMRHPDVPEELRGTYAGMAHPAIIEHLQKLGVTAVELMPIQQFTNDTTLQAKGLSNYWGYNTIGYFAPHNAYAASREPGAQVSEFKAMVKALHAANIEVILDVVYNHTAEGNHLGPTLSFRGIDNPSYYRLVDGDRQHYFDTTGTGNSLLMSSPQVLQLIMDSLRYWVTEMHVDGFRFDLASTLARQFAEVDRLSAFFDLIHQDPVVSQVKLIAEPWDVGSNGYQVGGFPPLWSEWNGRYRDTVRDFWRGEFSSLPDFASRLAGSSDLYGTTGRKPMASVNFVIAHDGFTLRDLVSYNEKHNEANQEGGADGANDNRSWNCGTEGDTDDEEIIELRYRQQRNFLTTLMFSQGVPMIAHGDELGRTQRGNNNAYCQDNELTWINWDLNEHDHKLLEFTQHLIHLRRDHPVMRRRRFLEGPAKRGGESALGEIEWFTPAGTHMTEEEWNQPWARSTMVFYNGDAIREPDVDGRRILDDDFLLLLNAAPEPVDFTLPDTKYGHVWYTVVDTSGDNECREYRSGDIVHVKPRTSFILRNPRGR; from the coding sequence ATGGATACTCGACCTGGAAAGGCGTACCCCCTGGGCGCCACGTTTGATGGAACCGGTACCAACTTCGCAATCTACTCCTCGGTCGCGACCTCGGTCACTCTGTGCCTGCTCGACGAGGAACTCAACGAGATGCGCATCCCGATGACCGAGGTTGATGCCTGGGTGTGGCATGTCTACGTCCCCCAGGTCCGCGCCGGCCAGCGGTACGGCTACCGCATCGACGGCCCCTGGGATCCGCAAAACGGGCTGCGTTGCGATCCCTCCAAGCTCCTCCTCGACCCCTACGCCAAGGCGATCGAAGGCCAGCTCACGGACTCCATGGACCTCCTGTCCTACCAAGCGGACGATCCCCTCTCCCTCAAAGGGGGAGACTCAGCAAAAGCAACGATGCACTCGATCGTCGTCAACCCATTCTTCGACTGGGAGGGCGACCACCGGCCGGGGCACGACTACTCGGAGACCATCATCTACGAGGCCCACGTCAAGGGCATGACGATGCGCCACCCGGACGTCCCCGAGGAACTGCGAGGAACCTATGCCGGAATGGCCCACCCGGCGATCATCGAACACCTCCAGAAGCTCGGGGTCACCGCGGTCGAACTGATGCCGATCCAGCAGTTCACCAACGACACGACCCTCCAGGCCAAGGGGCTCTCCAACTACTGGGGATACAACACGATCGGCTACTTCGCGCCTCACAATGCCTACGCCGCATCCCGTGAGCCGGGCGCGCAGGTCTCCGAGTTCAAGGCGATGGTCAAGGCGCTGCACGCGGCCAACATCGAGGTCATCTTGGACGTCGTCTACAACCACACGGCGGAGGGCAACCACCTGGGACCAACCCTGTCCTTCCGCGGAATCGACAACCCCTCCTACTATCGCCTGGTCGATGGGGATCGGCAGCACTACTTTGACACGACCGGCACCGGCAACTCCCTCCTCATGAGTTCCCCGCAGGTCCTGCAACTCATCATGGACTCGCTGCGCTACTGGGTGACCGAGATGCACGTGGACGGCTTCCGCTTCGATCTGGCCTCCACGCTCGCACGCCAGTTTGCCGAGGTGGACCGTCTCTCAGCTTTCTTCGATCTCATTCACCAGGACCCGGTGGTGTCGCAGGTCAAGTTGATCGCCGAGCCGTGGGACGTGGGATCCAACGGCTATCAGGTGGGTGGATTCCCGCCGCTGTGGTCCGAATGGAACGGACGCTACCGCGACACGGTCCGCGACTTCTGGCGTGGAGAGTTCTCGTCCCTGCCCGACTTCGCCTCGCGCTTGGCGGGCTCCTCCGACCTCTACGGGACGACCGGGCGCAAACCGATGGCATCGGTCAACTTCGTGATCGCCCACGACGGTTTCACCCTGCGAGACCTTGTCTCCTACAACGAGAAACACAACGAAGCCAACCAGGAGGGAGGCGCTGACGGAGCGAACGACAATCGCTCGTGGAACTGCGGGACCGAGGGCGATACGGACGACGAAGAGATCATCGAGTTGCGCTATCGCCAGCAGCGCAACTTCCTCACCACGCTGATGTTCTCCCAGGGGGTTCCGATGATCGCCCACGGAGACGAACTCGGGCGCACCCAGCGCGGCAACAACAACGCCTACTGCCAGGACAACGAGCTTACCTGGATCAACTGGGACCTCAACGAGCACGACCACAAGCTGCTGGAGTTCACCCAGCATCTCATCCACCTGCGCCGAGACCATCCCGTCATGCGTCGCAGGCGCTTCCTGGAGGGGCCCGCCAAGCGCGGAGGCGAGTCCGCGCTCGGCGAGATCGAATGGTTCACACCGGCCGGAACCCACATGACCGAGGAGGAGTGGAACCAGCCCTGGGCACGATCGACGATGGTGTTCTACAACGGGGATGCGATTCGTGAGCCCGACGTCGACGGGCGTCGAATCCTTGACGATGACTTCCTCCTGCTTCTCAATGCGGCTCCCGAGCCCGTCGATTTCACGCTGCCGGACACCAAGTACGGACACGTCTGGTACACGGTCGTCGACACGTCGGGGGACAATGAGTGCCGCGAGTACCGCTCCGGAGACATCGTGCACGTCAAGCCGCGCACCTCGTTCATCTTGCGCAACCCGCGGGGCCGCTGA
- a CDS encoding DUF5979 domain-containing protein, whose product MTALKRRHLGALLATLALALSFFGLSQLITPGEAAYAAPKACPDAVTNVSNKVTLDWDKAQLVDNSGRETQAVGDYWDLGLKLPWKTEGAVKAGDYFTYDARISETSQGRQLQRPNVTRTFDVVSHNNIVVGCGTWGSDGMVTVVFNSKVETAAQWYGSVVTNGLAQYSGPGNEKYTVNLGGKTTRVLDMIGRVPGEPRFQKDGWLTLKDDEDGDSNKAIMWRVIVPAGPAAVTGASVVDEVPQGANWSFDCATVDDYTKKHTYLVTDPTTSEGIRQEKDTSKGAFGQAAQVECSSGKVTVKLGEIPANQSAIVMLPARVADAKRSSDVVGEFSNKVNFNIPGREDIQSVTKTLRYGGSADAYAHQTFSVTKNVVGELPESANDLDYTLKITLTNKDDASANKTFQASVKAGQTYTYPEALPLGTEVTVTEGDLPSNAAITWNEAESRLFEAAPGVSLKAGNREAHFTLSDDQTYSLTLTNTLVPAPTPSATPSTPAPKTPAATPAPTKKPSPAPRLAATGSDAVGLGVLAGIVAIAGVSLVAARRRGR is encoded by the coding sequence ATGACTGCTCTGAAGCGGCGCCACCTGGGCGCACTTCTTGCCACACTTGCGTTGGCTCTGAGTTTCTTTGGTCTCAGCCAACTGATAACGCCCGGCGAGGCCGCGTACGCGGCACCTAAGGCATGCCCTGACGCGGTGACGAATGTGAGCAATAAGGTCACATTGGACTGGGACAAGGCGCAGCTGGTCGACAACTCGGGTCGCGAGACTCAGGCGGTCGGCGACTACTGGGATCTCGGCCTGAAGCTACCGTGGAAGACCGAGGGCGCCGTGAAGGCCGGCGACTACTTCACCTATGACGCGCGCATCAGCGAGACCTCGCAGGGGCGTCAGTTGCAGCGTCCCAACGTGACCCGCACCTTCGACGTCGTCTCGCACAACAATATCGTGGTTGGCTGCGGAACATGGGGGAGCGACGGCATGGTCACCGTCGTCTTCAATTCCAAAGTTGAGACGGCTGCCCAGTGGTATGGCTCGGTGGTCACCAACGGCCTCGCGCAGTACAGCGGTCCCGGCAACGAGAAGTACACCGTGAACCTGGGTGGCAAGACCACGCGCGTGCTCGACATGATTGGTCGCGTCCCCGGTGAGCCTCGTTTCCAGAAGGATGGCTGGCTGACGTTGAAGGACGACGAAGACGGCGACTCGAATAAGGCTATTATGTGGCGCGTCATCGTTCCCGCCGGCCCCGCGGCCGTGACCGGAGCCTCCGTCGTTGACGAGGTTCCCCAAGGAGCGAACTGGAGCTTTGACTGCGCCACCGTCGATGACTACACGAAGAAGCACACCTACCTCGTGACGGACCCGACCACGTCGGAGGGCATCCGCCAGGAGAAGGACACGTCGAAGGGGGCATTCGGCCAGGCCGCGCAGGTTGAGTGCTCCAGCGGCAAGGTCACCGTGAAGCTCGGCGAGATCCCCGCCAACCAGTCGGCCATCGTCATGCTGCCCGCACGTGTGGCCGACGCGAAGCGCTCCAGTGATGTTGTCGGCGAGTTCTCGAACAAGGTCAACTTCAACATTCCTGGGCGCGAAGACATTCAGTCGGTTACCAAGACCCTGCGTTACGGAGGCAGTGCCGATGCCTACGCGCACCAGACCTTCTCCGTGACGAAGAATGTCGTTGGTGAACTGCCCGAATCCGCCAACGACCTCGACTACACGCTGAAGATCACCCTCACGAACAAGGACGACGCGTCGGCCAATAAGACGTTCCAGGCGAGCGTCAAGGCCGGGCAGACATACACCTACCCCGAGGCTCTTCCCCTGGGAACCGAGGTGACCGTGACCGAGGGGGACCTCCCCTCCAACGCCGCGATCACCTGGAATGAAGCCGAGAGTCGCCTCTTCGAGGCCGCCCCTGGAGTGTCGTTGAAGGCCGGAAACCGCGAAGCTCACTTCACGCTGAGCGATGACCAGACGTACTCGTTGACGCTGACGAACACCCTCGTCCCGGCCCCGACTCCGTCGGCAACGCCGAGCACGCCAGCGCCGAAGACTCCGGCGGCCACCCCTGCTCCGACCAAGAAGCCCTCGCCCGCGCCGCGCCTCGCGGCCACGGGCTCTGACGCGGTCGGCTTGGGTGTCCTGGCGGGAATCGTCGCCATCGCGGGTGTGTCCCTGGTCGCGGCAAGGCGCCGCGGACGCTGA